In Luteitalea sp. TBR-22, one genomic interval encodes:
- a CDS encoding mannosyl-3-phosphoglycerate phosphatase, with product MRLIFTDLDGTLLDHHTYSAEPAREALEACRVAGVPVVPCSSKTFAEMRALARALALAPAPLLVENGSMVWFPRDWPAVPTAALPTDDGWQVVLGTRADLLRDVLERVAATVGGRLRPIADMPVEEVVSRTGLSPATAALAMAREFSQPFLVDGDDPPLSVLDAAARVHGARVTRGGRFFHLLGPTDKGAAVAVVRATCPAGHRALGLGDAPNDLPLLQAVDDPAVVPQPDSGLHPALVQALTSSVHAPCAGPAGWSAVVLDWLARTGPSA from the coding sequence GTGCGACTGATCTTCACCGACCTCGACGGCACGCTGCTCGATCACCACACGTACTCGGCCGAGCCGGCGCGTGAGGCACTCGAGGCGTGCCGCGTGGCGGGCGTGCCGGTGGTGCCGTGCAGCAGCAAGACCTTCGCCGAGATGCGGGCACTCGCGCGTGCGCTCGCCCTGGCGCCGGCGCCGCTGCTGGTCGAGAACGGCAGCATGGTGTGGTTCCCGCGGGATTGGCCGGCGGTGCCCACGGCGGCGCTGCCCACCGACGATGGGTGGCAGGTCGTCCTCGGCACGCGCGCCGACCTGCTCCGCGACGTGCTCGAGCGCGTGGCCGCCACGGTGGGTGGTCGGCTGCGGCCCATCGCCGACATGCCAGTCGAGGAGGTCGTCTCGCGCACCGGGCTGTCGCCGGCGACGGCCGCCCTGGCCATGGCACGCGAGTTCTCGCAGCCGTTCCTCGTCGACGGCGACGACCCGCCGCTCTCGGTGCTCGATGCGGCGGCGCGCGTGCACGGCGCGCGTGTCACGCGGGGCGGGCGCTTCTTCCACCTGCTCGGGCCCACCGACAAGGGCGCAGCCGTCGCGGTGGTCCGCGCGACGTGCCCGGCCGGCCACCGCGCGCTCGGCCTCGGCGACGCGCCCAACGACCTCCCGCTGCTGCAGGCCGTCGACGATCCGGCCGTCGTGCCGCAACCGGACTCAGGCCTGCACCCGGCACTGGTGCAGGCCCTGACGTCGTCCGTCCATGCCCCCTGCGCGGGTCCGGCCGGGTGGTCGGCCGTCGTCCTCGACTGGCTCGCCCGCACGGGGCCCTCGGCATGA